One genomic window of Candidatus Trichorickettsia mobilis includes the following:
- a CDS encoding helix-turn-helix domain-containing protein encodes MPLGFHDHDFIKMMKHEPHGRNRIRLLAMYHLQLGKSFKAISAIVKLHWKTVQSWLRRFRNHGFEGLFESQRSGAPRKINTLQESALFDKINMLSESETGGYITAKELHNMLLEEYGAKCALKTVYNTMHRLGFSWITSRSMHPKSNQETQNTYKKTSQTC; translated from the coding sequence TTGCCGCTAGGTTTTCATGATCATGATTTTATAAAAATGATGAAACATGAGCCGCATGGTCGGAATCGCATACGTTTATTGGCGATGTATCACCTTCAATTAGGCAAATCTTTTAAAGCCATATCTGCAATAGTGAAGTTGCACTGGAAAACCGTGCAATCATGGCTCAGAAGATTTAGAAATCATGGTTTTGAAGGTTTATTTGAATCACAAAGAAGCGGCGCTCCTAGGAAGATTAACACTCTACAAGAATCTGCTCTTTTTGATAAAATCAATATGCTCAGTGAAAGTGAAACTGGCGGGTATATAACCGCAAAGGAGCTACATAACATGTTGCTTGAGGAATATGGCGCTAAATGCGCTTTAAAAACAGTCTACAATACTATGCATCGCCTTGGTTTTAGCTGGATTACTTCTCGTTCAATGCATCCAAAGTCAAATCAAGAGACTCAAAATACATATAAAAAAACTTCCCAGACATGTTAA
- a CDS encoding IS630 family transposase: MLTELLPKNIDRCNVDIWSQDETRVGQQGSLTRIWAKRGTRPRKVRQQQFISTYIYGAACHDTGESFALILPYANTRAMNKFLEDLSLTTQSNRHIALLMDNAGWHTAKKLTVPSNITLIPLPPYAPELNAMEQVWEWIKNHFLSNQCYGAYEDIVTMACYAWNQLAQNVDLVKSIMYRDWINTPC; the protein is encoded by the coding sequence ATGTTAACAGAATTATTACCAAAAAATATCGATAGATGTAACGTTGATATATGGTCTCAGGATGAAACTCGAGTTGGGCAACAAGGTAGCTTAACTCGTATATGGGCTAAACGCGGCACTAGACCCCGTAAAGTTCGGCAACAGCAATTCATTTCAACATACATTTACGGAGCTGCTTGCCATGATACGGGAGAATCTTTTGCATTAATTTTACCATATGCCAACACACGGGCAATGAATAAATTCTTAGAAGACCTTTCTCTCACTACTCAAAGCAACCGACATATAGCTTTACTAATGGATAATGCAGGTTGGCACACAGCCAAAAAACTAACTGTTCCAAGCAATATCACTTTGATACCGCTTCCGCCTTATGCACCAGAACTTAATGCAATGGAACAAGTTTGGGAGTGGATCAAAAATCATTTCTTGTCTAACCAATGTTACGGTGCATATGAAGATATTGTCACTATGGCTTGTTACGCTTGGAATCAACTTGCTCAGAATGTAGATTTAGTAAAATCAATTATGTATAGAGACTGGATAAATACACCGTGTTAA
- a CDS encoding CCA tRNA nucleotidyltransferase, producing the protein MYIYKQLTIQSSYYKQILSYLNSTGGVARLVGGCVRDAILGKPNFDIDINTTLLPEQVMSVLSTKNNIKIVPTGVAFGTISAFIDNERFEITTLRQDLSCDGRRAKVVFTTDFGQDAARRDFTINALSYCPFTETIYDYFNGIQDISAKKVIFIGMPQQRIQEDYLRILRFFRFSCDYAKQIDPDGLKACAELKHKLSTLSFERIKAEIDRLIDSNNAPTILQQMNNKNILPYIFPWAWDHDALAKGKDFAKNIGIKLTRSIQYSILFHTEISLTSQQLLNFKFSKHDSEKILNILKLIQESKHLPIYSMLKKLWQDFDNYPEYITAVIATSYSNSEIAKEFIAKHINTTKPLFPITGNDLLKIGLHGKVLGAMLSKLKSLWMDSDFTITKQQLLDIACDERVVVSLK; encoded by the coding sequence GTGTATATATATAAACAGCTTACTATACAATCTAGCTACTACAAGCAAATCTTATCATATTTAAACTCTACTGGTGGTGTTGCTAGATTAGTTGGTGGTTGTGTTAGAGACGCTATACTTGGTAAACCGAACTTCGATATTGATATTAATACTACCTTATTACCTGAACAGGTAATGTCTGTTTTATCAACAAAAAATAATATTAAGATCGTACCAACAGGAGTAGCCTTTGGTACGATTAGTGCGTTTATAGATAATGAGCGCTTTGAAATTACTACCTTACGCCAAGATCTAAGCTGCGATGGCCGACGTGCCAAAGTAGTATTTACCACAGATTTTGGACAGGATGCTGCAAGGCGTGATTTTACCATTAATGCACTTAGTTACTGTCCGTTTACAGAAACTATTTATGATTATTTTAATGGTATTCAGGATATATCAGCTAAAAAAGTGATATTTATTGGTATGCCACAGCAACGCATCCAGGAAGACTACCTAAGAATATTACGTTTTTTTAGATTCTCATGTGATTACGCTAAACAAATTGATCCTGATGGCTTAAAAGCCTGTGCTGAATTAAAGCACAAATTAAGCACTCTATCTTTTGAACGAATTAAAGCAGAAATTGATCGTTTAATCGACTCAAATAATGCACCTACTATCCTACAACAAATGAATAATAAAAATATACTACCATATATTTTTCCATGGGCATGGGATCATGACGCCTTAGCAAAAGGAAAAGACTTCGCTAAAAATATTGGTATTAAACTCACAAGAAGTATTCAGTACAGCATATTGTTTCATACTGAAATCTCTTTAACCAGTCAACAATTACTTAACTTCAAATTTTCCAAACATGATTCAGAAAAAATATTAAATATCTTGAAGTTAATTCAAGAATCGAAGCATCTGCCAATATATTCTATGTTAAAAAAATTATGGCAAGATTTTGACAATTACCCAGAATATATTACAGCAGTCATAGCGACGAGTTATAGCAACTCCGAAATTGCCAAAGAATTTATAGCAAAACATATTAACACCACAAAACCGCTGTTTCCTATTACTGGTAATGATTTATTAAAAATTGGTCTTCATGGTAAGGTCTTAGGTGCCATGCTCTCAAAGCTTAAGTCTTTATGGATGGATAGCGATTTTACTATAACCAAGCAACAACTATTGGATATAGCCTGTGACGAGAGAGTTGTTGTAAGTTTAAAATAA